One part of the Methylobacterium terrae genome encodes these proteins:
- the glmU gene encoding bifunctional UDP-N-acetylglucosamine diphosphorylase/glucosamine-1-phosphate N-acetyltransferase GlmU yields MTSIPKPAGARSLLAVVLAAGKGTRMRSDLPKVLHPIAGRPMLAHVLAAVAEAGAGRLAVVVEPGRDDVARVVADVPGAETYPQEERLGTAHAVLAARRALAQGADDVVVAFGDTPLISPETYARLRAPLAEGAAVAVLAFEAENPAGYGRVLVEDGRVTAIREEKDASEAERRVTLCNAGLMALSGPLALGLLERIGNANAAGEYYLPDAVALAVADGHRVAVVPVAEAEAQGVNDRVQLSTAEASVQAALRRRAMLAGATLIAPETVFLSHDTALGRDVVVEPHVVFGPGVVVGDGCTVHAFSHLEQARLAAGAQIGPYARLRPGAVLEPGARIGNFVEVKNAAIRAGAKVNHLSYVGDAEVGAGANLGAGTITCNYDGVNKHRTVIGAGAFVGSNSALVAPVTVGEGAFVGSGSVITDDVPPGSLAIGRGRQVVKTAWAKPTKR; encoded by the coding sequence ATGACCTCGATACCGAAGCCCGCCGGGGCCCGCTCCCTCCTCGCCGTCGTGCTCGCCGCCGGCAAGGGCACGCGGATGCGCTCCGACCTGCCGAAGGTGCTCCACCCGATCGCCGGCCGGCCGATGCTCGCCCACGTGCTCGCCGCCGTGGCGGAGGCAGGCGCCGGGCGCCTCGCCGTGGTGGTCGAGCCCGGCCGCGACGACGTCGCCCGGGTGGTGGCGGATGTCCCGGGCGCCGAGACCTACCCCCAGGAGGAGCGCCTCGGCACCGCCCACGCGGTGCTGGCGGCCCGCCGGGCGCTGGCGCAGGGCGCCGACGACGTCGTGGTGGCCTTCGGCGATACGCCGCTGATCAGCCCTGAGACCTATGCCCGCCTGCGCGCGCCGCTGGCCGAGGGCGCGGCCGTGGCGGTGCTGGCCTTCGAGGCGGAGAACCCCGCCGGCTACGGCCGCGTGCTGGTCGAGGACGGCCGGGTCACGGCGATCCGCGAGGAGAAGGACGCCAGCGAGGCCGAGCGCCGCGTCACCCTGTGCAATGCCGGCCTGATGGCCCTGTCGGGGCCCCTCGCCCTCGGCCTGCTGGAGCGGATCGGCAACGCCAACGCGGCCGGCGAGTACTACCTGCCCGACGCGGTGGCGCTCGCGGTCGCCGATGGGCACCGGGTCGCGGTGGTGCCGGTGGCCGAGGCCGAGGCGCAGGGCGTCAACGACCGGGTGCAGCTCAGCACCGCCGAGGCCTCGGTGCAGGCCGCGCTTCGCCGGCGCGCGATGCTCGCCGGCGCGACCCTGATCGCCCCCGAAACGGTGTTCCTCAGCCACGACACCGCGCTCGGCCGCGACGTGGTGGTCGAGCCCCACGTGGTGTTCGGCCCCGGCGTCGTCGTCGGCGACGGCTGCACGGTCCACGCCTTCTCGCACCTGGAGCAGGCGCGCCTCGCAGCCGGCGCCCAGATCGGGCCCTATGCCCGCCTGCGGCCCGGCGCGGTACTGGAGCCGGGCGCGCGCATCGGCAACTTCGTCGAGGTGAAGAACGCCGCGATCCGGGCCGGCGCCAAGGTCAACCACCTGTCCTACGTCGGCGATGCCGAGGTCGGGGCGGGGGCCAATCTCGGTGCGGGCACCATCACCTGCAATTACGACGGCGTGAACAAGCACCGCACGGTGATCGGCGCCGGGGCCTTCGTCGGCTCGAACTCGGCGCTCGTCGCGCCGGTGACGGTCGGGGAGGGCGCCTTCGTGGGCTCCGGCTCGGTCATCACCGACGACGTGCCGCCCGGCTCGCTGGCGATCGGCCGCGGCCGGCAGGTGGTGAAGACCGCGTGGGCGAAGCCGACGAAGAGGTAG
- a CDS encoding sigma-70 family RNA polymerase sigma factor has product MVRVEDRPHQPPPDREATDLAALIAQVAGGRQDALRALYDRTAPKLFGLILRIVRDRGTAEDVLQDAYLRVWQRAAGYAPEAGRPMAWLAAIARHRAIDLVRRKGEVPMPATDDEEDWIARIADPRDSEAAFLDRDALLACLNRLEPAQRDCVVLAYCEGLSREELALRYDRPVNTVKTWLHRGLASLRGCLDAAA; this is encoded by the coding sequence ATGGTGCGCGTCGAGGATCGTCCCCACCAGCCCCCGCCCGATCGCGAGGCGACCGACCTGGCCGCGCTGATCGCGCAGGTGGCCGGAGGCCGCCAGGACGCGCTGCGCGCCCTCTACGACCGCACCGCCCCGAAACTTTTCGGCCTGATCCTGCGTATCGTCCGCGACCGGGGCACGGCCGAGGACGTGCTGCAGGACGCCTACCTGCGGGTCTGGCAGCGCGCGGCGGGCTACGCTCCGGAGGCGGGACGGCCGATGGCCTGGCTCGCCGCGATCGCGCGCCACCGCGCCATCGATCTGGTGCGCCGGAAGGGTGAGGTGCCGATGCCGGCCACGGACGACGAGGAGGACTGGATCGCCCGCATCGCCGACCCGCGCGACAGCGAGGCCGCGTTCCTGGACCGCGACGCGCTCCTCGCCTGCCTCAACCGGCTGGAGCCGGCGCAGCGCGACTGCGTGGTCCTGGCCTATTGCGAGGGCCTGTCGCGGGAGGAGCTGGCCCTGCGCTACGACCGGCCGGTCAACACCGTGAAGACCTGGCTGCATCGCGGGCTCGCATCGCTGCGCGGCTGCCTGGACGCCGCCGCATGA
- a CDS encoding glucan biosynthesis protein, with protein sequence MTQSPTAPPSRTALDRRAVLALAGGLAVTSAAGAQPTEPAPLSDGQRFDPGQVVELARALAKKPYAAPAADLPEPFNNITYEQYIGVRAQAQALLWAGEGRGFVVEPLHRGFVFTTPVALHAVEDGVVRRIAYDRNRFTFGKLKAPDEGRDLGFSGFRLYASFNGAQPSDCAIFQGASFFRALAAGQSYGVTARALTLKPAEARGEEFPLFRAFWLERPGAGTGQIVIHALVDSESATAALRMTLRPGEATIVDVEATLCPRTNLEHVGIAGMTGAYLFGPTDRRGVDDARPAAHEVDGLQIRNGWGEAIWRPVQNPETLQISAFMDENPKGFGLVQRARAYGDYQDDVQRWEKRPSLWIEPLGSWGPGVPQHGWGAGAVQLIEIPSESEVNENVLAYWRPKEPLAKETAFSYRQFWCWAVPGAPPLAVCSGTRIGKGTNGKRRLFLVDFTGEAPFAEGIDPNTLQIALHTAPGSITRQRVYPYPERKTVRAVFELDPGNDTACELRLVVKAGDKPVSETWLYRWTP encoded by the coding sequence ATGACCCAAAGCCCGACTGCCCCGCCCTCCCGCACAGCCCTCGACCGACGCGCGGTGCTGGCGCTCGCCGGCGGTCTGGCCGTGACCTCCGCGGCGGGTGCGCAGCCGACGGAGCCGGCGCCGCTGTCGGACGGCCAGCGCTTCGATCCCGGCCAGGTGGTCGAGCTCGCCCGCGCGCTCGCGAAGAAGCCCTACGCCGCGCCGGCGGCCGACCTGCCCGAGCCGTTCAACAACATCACCTACGAGCAGTATATCGGCGTGCGGGCGCAAGCCCAGGCGCTGCTCTGGGCCGGCGAGGGCCGCGGCTTCGTGGTCGAGCCGCTGCACCGCGGCTTCGTCTTCACCACGCCGGTGGCGCTGCACGCCGTCGAGGACGGGGTGGTGCGCCGCATCGCCTACGACCGCAACCGCTTCACCTTCGGCAAGCTGAAGGCCCCGGACGAGGGCCGCGACCTCGGCTTCTCGGGCTTCCGGCTCTACGCGAGCTTCAACGGCGCGCAGCCCTCCGATTGCGCGATCTTCCAGGGCGCCTCGTTCTTCCGCGCGCTCGCCGCGGGCCAGAGCTACGGCGTCACCGCCCGCGCGCTGACGCTCAAGCCGGCCGAGGCCAGGGGCGAGGAGTTCCCGCTGTTTCGCGCCTTCTGGCTCGAGCGGCCGGGGGCCGGCACCGGGCAGATCGTGATCCACGCGCTGGTCGATTCCGAATCCGCCACCGCGGCGCTCCGCATGACCCTGCGCCCGGGCGAGGCGACCATCGTCGACGTCGAGGCGACGCTCTGCCCGCGCACCAATCTGGAGCATGTCGGCATCGCCGGCATGACCGGCGCCTACCTGTTCGGCCCGACCGACCGCCGCGGCGTCGACGACGCCCGGCCCGCCGCCCACGAGGTCGACGGCCTGCAGATCCGCAACGGCTGGGGCGAGGCGATCTGGCGCCCGGTGCAGAACCCCGAGACGCTGCAGATCTCCGCCTTCATGGACGAGAACCCGAAGGGCTTCGGGCTGGTCCAGCGCGCCCGTGCCTACGGCGACTACCAGGACGACGTGCAGCGCTGGGAGAAGCGCCCGAGCCTGTGGATCGAGCCGCTGGGCAGCTGGGGCCCGGGCGTGCCGCAGCACGGCTGGGGCGCCGGCGCGGTGCAGCTGATCGAGATCCCGAGCGAGTCCGAGGTCAACGAGAACGTCCTGGCCTACTGGCGCCCGAAGGAGCCGCTCGCCAAGGAGACCGCCTTCAGCTACCGCCAGTTCTGGTGCTGGGCGGTGCCTGGCGCGCCGCCGCTCGCCGTCTGCTCCGGCACCCGGATCGGCAAGGGCACCAACGGCAAACGCCGGCTGTTCCTCGTCGACTTCACCGGCGAGGCGCCCTTCGCCGAGGGGATCGACCCCAACACGCTCCAGATCGCGCTCCACACCGCCCCCGGCAGCATTACCCGCCAGCGCGTCTACCCGTACCCGGAGCGCAAGACCGTGCGGGCGGTGTTCGAGCTCGATCCCGGCAACGACACCGCCTGCGAGCTGCGCCTGGTCGTCAAGGCCGGCGACAAACCCGTCAGTGAGACATGGCTGTACCGGTGGACCCCGTGA
- a CDS encoding DUF2270 domain-containing protein encodes MIAAPTEATAPLPMPRTPAETITVLAHYHRAEIARMAGWRDRIDRTTNWAITVIAAMLSVSLSTPTAHHGVLLFCMLLVLLLLGIEARRYRFFDVYRTRVRQLERHYYAEVFHAGGSASGSAGDPAWTRLLAEDLRRPTFHISLREAFGRRLRRNYGWMFAILLLAWVLKITSARLQDAGAPGAGETVHGIPEILAGAGLGPLPGWLVLAAVASFYVWLLAAALRARRRDEGDGAVHV; translated from the coding sequence ATGATCGCCGCGCCGACGGAGGCCACCGCGCCGCTGCCGATGCCGAGGACACCCGCCGAGACGATCACGGTGCTGGCCCATTACCACCGGGCCGAGATCGCCCGCATGGCCGGCTGGCGCGACCGGATCGACCGCACCACCAACTGGGCGATCACCGTGATCGCCGCGATGCTGTCGGTCTCGCTCTCGACCCCGACCGCGCATCACGGCGTGCTCCTGTTCTGCATGCTGCTGGTGCTGCTGCTCCTCGGCATCGAGGCCAGGCGCTACCGCTTCTTCGACGTCTACCGCACCCGGGTGCGCCAGCTCGAGCGGCACTACTACGCGGAGGTGTTCCACGCGGGAGGGTCCGCCTCGGGCAGCGCCGGAGATCCGGCCTGGACGCGGCTGCTCGCCGAGGATCTTCGCCGCCCGACCTTCCACATCAGCCTGCGTGAGGCGTTCGGCCGGCGGCTGCGGCGCAATTACGGCTGGATGTTCGCGATCCTGCTGCTCGCCTGGGTGCTGAAGATCACCTCCGCCCGCCTCCAGGACGCGGGCGCGCCGGGCGCCGGGGAGACGGTGCACGGCATCCCCGAGATCCTGGCCGGGGCCGGCCTCGGGCCGCTGCCGGGCTGGCTCGTGCTCGCGGCCGTGGCCTCGTTCTACGTCTGGCTCCTGGCGGCCGCCCTGCGCGCGCGCCGCCGCGACGAGGGCGACGGCGCGGTGCACGTGTGA